In a genomic window of Gossypium arboreum isolate Shixiya-1 chromosome 9, ASM2569848v2, whole genome shotgun sequence:
- the LOC108455815 gene encoding probable polygalacturonase isoform X1, which produces MAVALLLLWALCNAIRVNGEESNGRCDHKLKFNPRPHSVSIQEFGAIGDGKTLNTIAFRNAIFYLKSFADKGGAQLYVPPGRWLTGSFNLTSHLTLFLEKDAIILGSQDPSHWGIVEPLPSYGRGIELPGRRYRSLVNGYMLRDVVITGDNGTIDGQGSVWWEWFISHSLNYTRPHLVEFVSSEYVLVSNISLLNAPAYNIHPVYCSNVHIHNISVYAPPESPYTVGIVPDSSDNICIEDCNISMGHDAIAFKSGWDEYGIAYGRPTTIAHVRRVDLRSSTGSSLAFGSEMSGGISDILVEEVHLYNSLTGIEFRTTTGRGGYIKEIMISDVDLLNVNTSFAAIGDYGSHPDDKFDPDAFPVLEKITLQNIIGTNITIAGNFKGIEESPFTFICLSNISLSINSTSLSPWQCSYVSGFSESVFPEPCPELMNSSTSSCGILMLELQFYNIIL; this is translated from the exons ATGGCA GTGGCTTTGCTTTTGCTATGGGCATTGTGCAATGCAATTAGAGTGAATGGAGAAGAAAGCAATGGACGATGTGATCATAAGCTTAAGTTTAACCCCAGACCTCATAGTGTTTCAATTCAAGAATTCGGTGCTATCGGAGATGGCAAAACTTTGAACACCATTGCCTTTCGAAATGCCATTTTCTATCTCAAATCCTTTGCCGACAAAGGCGGTGCCCAACTTTATGTGCCCCCTGGACGATGGCTTACCGGAAGTTTCAATCTTACGAGCCATCTTACCCTCTTCTTGGAAAAAGATGCCATCATTCTCGGATCTCAG GATCCATCTCATTGGGGTATTGTTGAACCATTACCCTCGTATGGTCGAGGAATCGAGCTTCCCGGTAGAAGATATCGAAGTTTGGTGAATGGTTACATGTTGCGCGATGTCGTCATAACTG GTGATAATGGAACTATAGACGGACAGGGCTCGGTTTGGTGGGAATGGTTCATATCGCATTCTTTAAACTACACGCGCCCTCATCTTGTGGAGTTTGTCTCATCTGAATATGTGCTTGTTTCTAATATTAGTCTTTTGAATGCCCCTGCATATAACATTCATCCAGTCTATTGCag CAATGTACACATTCATAATATATCGGTCTATGCTCCaccagaatctccatatactgtCGGCATAGTCCCAG ATTCTTCAGATAACATTTGCATCGAGGACTGCAACATTAGCATGGGCCATGATGCAATTGCCTTCAAGAGTGGATGGGATGAGTATGGCATTGCATATGGTAGACCGACCACTATCGCCCATGTTCGAAGGGTCGATCTTCGATCATCCACAGGCTCATCTCTTGCCTTTGGTAGTGAAATGTCTGGTGGCATTTCCGATATTCTAGTCGAGGAAGTCCACCTCTACAACTCATTAACTGGTATCGAGTTTAGAACAACAACAGGTAGGGGTGGTTACATCAAAGAAATCATGATATCAGATGTTGACTTGCTAAATGTTAATACATCTTTTGCTGCTATTGGTGACTATGGATCCCATCCAGATGACAAATTCGACCCAGATGCTTTCCCAGTATTAGAGAAAATCACCCTACAGAACATCATTGGCACAAATATCACCATTGCGGGTAATTTCAAAGGAATTGAAGAATCTCCCTTTACTTTTATATGTCTATCAAATATCTCCTTATCAATCAATTCTACTTCTTTGTCGCCTTGGCAATGTTCATATGTTTCCGGGTTTTCTGAGTCCGTATTCCCAGAACCATGCCCGGAACTTATGAATTCGAGTACTTCATCATGCGGAATCCTAATGCTCGAGCTGCAATTCTATAATATAattctttga
- the LOC108455815 gene encoding probable polygalacturonase isoform X2 — MAVALLLLWALCNAIRVNGEESNGRCDHKLKFNPRPHSVSIQEFGAIGDGKTLNTIAFRNAIFYLKSFADKGGAQLYVPPGRWLTGSFNLTSHLTLFLEKDAIILGSQDPSHWGIVEPLPSYGRGIELPGRRYRSLVNGYMLRDVVITGDNGTIDGQGSVWWEWFISHSLNYTRPHLVEFVSSEYVLVSNISLLNAPAYNIHPVYCSNVHIHNISVYAPPESPYTVGIVPDSSDNICIEDCNISMGHDAIAFKSGWDEYGIAYGRPTTIAHVRRVDLRSSTGSSLAFGSEMSGGISDILVEEVHLYNSLTGIEFRTTTDDKFDPDAFPVLEKITLQNIIGTNITIAGNFKGIEESPFTFICLSNISLSINSTSLSPWQCSYVSGFSESVFPEPCPELMNSSTSSCGILMLELQFYNIIL; from the exons ATGGCA GTGGCTTTGCTTTTGCTATGGGCATTGTGCAATGCAATTAGAGTGAATGGAGAAGAAAGCAATGGACGATGTGATCATAAGCTTAAGTTTAACCCCAGACCTCATAGTGTTTCAATTCAAGAATTCGGTGCTATCGGAGATGGCAAAACTTTGAACACCATTGCCTTTCGAAATGCCATTTTCTATCTCAAATCCTTTGCCGACAAAGGCGGTGCCCAACTTTATGTGCCCCCTGGACGATGGCTTACCGGAAGTTTCAATCTTACGAGCCATCTTACCCTCTTCTTGGAAAAAGATGCCATCATTCTCGGATCTCAG GATCCATCTCATTGGGGTATTGTTGAACCATTACCCTCGTATGGTCGAGGAATCGAGCTTCCCGGTAGAAGATATCGAAGTTTGGTGAATGGTTACATGTTGCGCGATGTCGTCATAACTG GTGATAATGGAACTATAGACGGACAGGGCTCGGTTTGGTGGGAATGGTTCATATCGCATTCTTTAAACTACACGCGCCCTCATCTTGTGGAGTTTGTCTCATCTGAATATGTGCTTGTTTCTAATATTAGTCTTTTGAATGCCCCTGCATATAACATTCATCCAGTCTATTGCag CAATGTACACATTCATAATATATCGGTCTATGCTCCaccagaatctccatatactgtCGGCATAGTCCCAG ATTCTTCAGATAACATTTGCATCGAGGACTGCAACATTAGCATGGGCCATGATGCAATTGCCTTCAAGAGTGGATGGGATGAGTATGGCATTGCATATGGTAGACCGACCACTATCGCCCATGTTCGAAGGGTCGATCTTCGATCATCCACAGGCTCATCTCTTGCCTTTGGTAGTGAAATGTCTGGTGGCATTTCCGATATTCTAGTCGAGGAAGTCCACCTCTACAACTCATTAACTGGTATCGAGTTTAGAACAACAACAG ATGACAAATTCGACCCAGATGCTTTCCCAGTATTAGAGAAAATCACCCTACAGAACATCATTGGCACAAATATCACCATTGCGGGTAATTTCAAAGGAATTGAAGAATCTCCCTTTACTTTTATATGTCTATCAAATATCTCCTTATCAATCAATTCTACTTCTTTGTCGCCTTGGCAATGTTCATATGTTTCCGGGTTTTCTGAGTCCGTATTCCCAGAACCATGCCCGGAACTTATGAATTCGAGTACTTCATCATGCGGAATCCTAATGCTCGAGCTGCAATTCTATAATATAattctttga